Genomic DNA from Salvia miltiorrhiza cultivar Shanhuang (shh) chromosome 1, IMPLAD_Smil_shh, whole genome shotgun sequence:
atacaaaatttattttattagtatGTGTAATTTAATGGTCGatgacacttaataaaaaaacgGATGGAGTTCTCAATGTTTGTACCAACAAAAGTAATGGCAAATAATAAGTTCCCCGATAAGTATGGTTTTTATATGAGTAGATTTCTCAATTTTTGTTTGTctatgaaaattgagaaaattagATACAAGTGTACAATCACATAGAGCGGCCCACATCGAGACACATCAAGGTACAAGAGTTGTGTCGATCAGATTGGATAATTCTgcatgaataaaaaaaatgaaaaagcaCCGAAAATGGCACATACAGAATATTCTTAGACATTAGAATAATTCTAGAATTAAGATCTGAGTATTCGAATAAATATGAAAAGGATATACTTTGATCCAaacccaattaaaaaaattgactgGGAAAGAGTGTAAAAGGGTTACAAGTAAACGTTGATAAACGATAAGTAATGTTGCTTGGATAAATCAGTTTGGAAATATTGTACGTCGCcgatagtattattttattcatGATAATTGAACTAATTTCGTTTCTCAATTGAAATTTCACAATTCAAAGAAAATTCATGTGCGTATGGTACGAGTTCAACTCTAACTAGCACATTCTACTGTTTCTAGATTGAGTCTtttcacaatatttttttagtatCATTTCATTTGTCATGTTTATGTAGCTTGCCATCtaatatatattacatatataaatttgagATATTTCTTGAATAAATTTTAAGATCGCAATCGTGAATTTTActctaaaatataaatatatatatatatatatatataagtaaataaatggtatgctattatatataatttcttTGTTTGACTTAATTCTGTTATTTCCTAGACATACTACAAAAAGTAAAGTAATTAATTATAAGAATAATcctattcaaaataattaagtaacaATTTCGAAGAATGAAATAATCAATccttataataaaaagtaacaaaaataactcaagatACTAATAAACCCAAATTataaacaaaaatcaaatattaaagcTACATATAGCTCCCAAATTTGAATTATCAACCGTAGTTAATAGGTGCAAactaaaaacatataaaaatgaaaatattgtGTAGCTTGTAATTTCgcatttaatataattttgaaatatggaGAATATGATTGGCCTTTGGTCCCTCGAGAATTTAGAGTTTCACGTGATGATTAAATATGAAACAGAAGAGATAAATAAAGGAAGAGTTAATTAGAAAGCCAACTATGTATTGGCAAAAGCTTTTGTCGTCTACTTTCAACATGTCGGAAAATGCCAGATTGGCTAATCTTATTTATTTCTCTAATCATTTCTGCTACCCGAATTTCCTATAAAATCCTTCATTTTACAcacaaataatgaaataaatattgCCAATCAAACAATTATTAAAGACACAATCATCCGAGGAGAAATTTTAATAAAACAATTGAGAAACTtgaaatgaagaagaaaaacaaagaatctaaaaaaatgaaaagaaattgaaaatctaaaaataaaatatgacttaattttcaaaataatgGTAACAAAAAGTTGCCAAGAAGCCTTTCATGGAGCCGAGAAGTCGAGGCTGCAGCGCATTCTCGtgtttttcttcttatttttcaattattaaagACACAAATCATCCGAGGATGCCCTCCAGTAATCATTTTAAATTCTTTAAACCAATTCTTTACGTATTTAATTGATTCTTGACTAATATTAATACTACAATAATAcaagttgagagagagagagagagagagagagggagggagagtaATTTACAAATGAGTATTTGGGCTCCCACCATTCCTTTGAAGCTGAGTTTCAACCCACATTTCTCCTCAAATCTCAGAAGCCATAGATGATAGAATAGAACTCCTCCAAGAATCAAACTGCATATTAAAACTGCAATCATACGCAAAAacaaaccttttttttttctttttttgcaaGCCGACGGCATTTTCAGATGCTTAAAGTGGAATCTATTGTCGGAGCAATCTGCATTTTCAGACGACTCAAAAGttctggaaaaaaaaagaagctaaTAACTGAGAAGAATCTGTGAAAATCAAGTCTCCTGCAAAAATATCTGTACGGTATGCCAAGAGCAGAGAATCTCATTCTTGAATCATCTCTACTTTTAAACATTCATTTTCAGTTaaagattcattttttttcctttttgggatttGTGGGCAGCAAtggttttcaagaaaatgttaGTTTTGATGATGGGCTGTTTGGGGATGTCGAAGCAGCCCACGCTGCCTGCTCCTCCAGCTGCAACTGGTGAATCTTCATCCATTGATGTCCAAATTTGTGGATCAAAAAGAATCAGGCTCAGTGATGGCAGATTCTTGGCTTACACAGAGAGAGGAGTCCCCAAGAATAAGTCCAATTACAGAGTTATTGTTGTTCATGGATTTGGAAGCTCTAAAGAGATGAATTTCATGGCCTCCCAGGTGGATAATTTATCCccttttattgaatttttttttatcttgtctatgtgaaattagggtttgatgGATTTAGGGTAGTTGCTCTAGTTGTGAATGGACTTTGCTTTCATGTGTATGTTCAAATGTTCAATAATAGTTTGTGATTGTTGGAGGTCTTGCTTGCATTTGCTGTGAAGATTGAATCTTGGTTTCTTGATTTTTTGATTCAGTTGTGGTGGAATTAGTTTTTAGTGTTATTCATTGAGAAATTATATTAGGGGTTGCTGATGTGACTTTAGCCTCTAGGAGTTTCTTGAGGGGTTGAAGATATGTCTTCTGTTGTTCGACCGGGCTGGATATGGCGAAAGTGATCCCAATCCGAAGAGATCATTGAAGAGTGAAGCATCCGACATTGAAGAACTAGCTGATAAGCTGCAGCTGGGATCAAAGTTCTTCGTGCTTGGGGTGTCGTTGGGGTGCTACCCCGTCTGGGGTTGCCTGAGACGAACACCAAACAGGTAGTGTAGATGTAGCTGCTCCGTTTGATCCAATTAGGCCATACATTTTGTCATCTTTTGATTAATTTGTTACTGTTGTTGTTTTGTTACTTTGTGATGTATTAGGCTAGCAGGTGTTGCATTAGTAGTTCCTTACATAAACTATAAATGGCCATCTCTTCCTAATGACCTAACGAGGGATGACTATCGCAAGGGCCTCTCCCGGTGGGCTGTCTTCGTTGCAAGCCACGCTCCAAGATTGCTGTATTGGTGGCTGACACAGAAATTGTTCCCTTCATCGACTGTTCTTGATAGGAACCCTGCATTCTTCAGTCGAAAGGACTTGGAAGTGTTGAAGATCACACCGGGCTACCAATTGCTAAGCCAGGTAAATATAGTGATTCATACAACTTGGCATCATCTATAAACTATCTAGATCATGATGTGTGGCAATGCAGAACAAGATAAGGGACAAGACCGTGTTTGACTCCCTACGTCGTGACTTTGTGGTTGCCTTTGGCAAGTGGGACTTTGATCCGTTGGAGCTTTGCAACCCCTACCCTCAGACAGAAAGCACGGTGCATATATGGCAAGGGCACGAAGACAAGGTTGTGCCGTTCCAGCTGCAGAGGTACGTCTCTGGGAAACTGCCTTGGATTCGGTATCATGAAGTCTCGGATGGAGGGCATTTGCTAGTTTATGATTCTGATGTGTGTGAAGCCATCTTGAGGTCTCTTTTGCTTGGAGAAGATCCTCAAATATACAGACCTCAATGCTAGTTTGGttggattttttctttttcccatTCTTGTTCATCACAAAAGTGTTGTGATGATCTTGTAAAGTAGATTGGAGTATtggtattttatttgttttaagaAACTTTTGGTTGTCAATGGAGTTGCAGTTGTTGGTTTTGTGGATAAAATAGTTTTAGTAGTATTAGGGTCCTTTCTGAATtataaatagtttttttttttttttttgagaaattgttCTATAGTACTTGTGCCCAAGAGAAACATGATTTTTTAGGTGGGATTCGGGGTATATATTTGCAATTTAATCAAAACTTTTAAGTTTCAAATCCACATTAAAAATCATACTCTGTCTGGTAAATAAAGCAAAACGCAAATTCTTACTCTTCAATAGAATTTCCTATTCAATAACTCgatctcaaaatatttcataaactaaaaatttatatataaatcataATAATTCCAAAATGTACGTGTATTTGTATTTTGCTAAACCttaaaaggtgatgtgcaaGTAGTATTTGGGCCTACGCTTTCTTATCAACCCACACAGTAGTGCATGATTTCGGACCAGAGCCCATTTTGAATTAGCAGAACCTTTTCTTAtacttatattatattttttgaagGTAGCATaaccaaaaattttaaattacaattgCTTTACTTTTTAGTTTACGGATTATTGCTTGTAAGTTTTTAAGTAATAGTACTCTTCtataattcataattatttaGGTTTTCTATCGTCCAATTAATacgtgtatatatttatataatattgcACCTTGTAACTTGATAATAAAGGtacatgaaataaaaataaaatcccaTTTGTTGCAAAACATACAACAATTAGATCTCGTAGAAAGATATTTGCCGTATGATAAAAGATCACACCATCTAGGGGTGACGAACGGGTCGGGTACGGGATAACCGTATCCAAAATTCGGGTACCCGTATCTAATATTTAACATTTATGTACTCGTATCTGAATTCGAACGGTATTCGGTTACCAGTTAAACCGGACGGTTATATGGGTCGGTTAAACGGGTAACTGAAATACCGTTAAAAAAATTTAGCTATGTTAGAGGATAGCCATTTAATAGAACTTATTTAATCAATTCACCTTCACGATTTCTCGTGTGATGATGTCATGAACAAGTTAATGATTTTATTGAATTGAGTTAATACTTTaatagggtttaatagtttattattGACCGTTCtattatatttgattatttataagtttatttaattattaatttttgaattgaTACATTTCCTTTCACGTAAAAttgtaattatattataaatatcaaattatatatatttatattaataaaattatattttataattttaaaaataattaaaacggttaatcgggtatacccgataacCGAAAAATCTCAATACTCATACTCATAACCGTACCATTTAGTTAAATATCGGGTATCGGTTATTCGATAACCGATAAATTTCGATTCGGTTCGGATATAACTAATACCCAATATCCAGATAAGCAGCCCTGACGCATCCATTGAATTATTATA
This window encodes:
- the LOC131021167 gene encoding uncharacterized protein LOC131021167, producing MVFKKMLVLMMGCLGMSKQPTLPAPPAATGESSSIDVQICGSKRIRLSDGRFLAYTERGVPKNKSNYRVIVVHGFGSSKEMNFMASQEFLEGLKICLLLFDRAGYGESDPNPKRSLKSEASDIEELADKLQLGSKFFVLGVSLGCYPVWGCLRRTPNRLAGVALVVPYINYKWPSLPNDLTRDDYRKGLSRWAVFVASHAPRLLYWWLTQKLFPSSTVLDRNPAFFSRKDLEVLKITPGYQLLSQNKIRDKTVFDSLRRDFVVAFGKWDFDPLELCNPYPQTESTVHIWQGHEDKVVPFQLQRYVSGKLPWIRYHEVSDGGHLLVYDSDVCEAILRSLLLGEDPQIYRPQC